The proteins below come from a single Thermococcus sp. genomic window:
- the rbcL gene encoding type III ribulose-bisphosphate carboxylase translates to MVEKFDEIYDYYIDKGYEPNLKRDVVAVFRVTPTKGYTIEQTAGAVAAESSTGTWTTLYPWYEKERWEDMSAKAYEFTDMGDGSWVVKIAYPEHIFEEGNMPGFLASVAGNVFGMKRVEWLRLEDLYLPERFLRNYPGPNFGIKGVRKKLEIYDRPLYGVVPKPKVGYSPEELYKLAFDLYTGGADYVKDDENLTSPWYNRFEKRVEVITKAMEKAENETGEKKTWFANITAPILEMEQRLELLADYGVPHAMIDVVVLGWGVLDYIRELAEDYGIALHAHRAMHTAFARYKYHGISMFVLAKLYRVIGVDQLHVGTAGAGKMEGEKWEVVQYKRIITEDHYVPDENDVFHMEQKFYHIKPVFPTSSGGLHPGNIQPVIDALGKDIVLQLGGGTMGHPNGPKAGAMAVRQAIDAIVQGISLDEYAKTHKELARALEKWGHVTPV, encoded by the coding sequence ATGGTGGAGAAGTTTGATGAGATATATGACTACTACATTGACAAGGGTTATGAGCCCAATCTAAAGAGGGATGTCGTGGCGGTTTTCCGTGTTACCCCTACCAAAGGCTACACGATTGAACAGACGGCCGGTGCCGTCGCCGCAGAAAGCTCGACCGGAACCTGGACGACCCTTTACCCATGGTACGAGAAGGAAAGATGGGAGGACATGTCGGCCAAGGCCTACGAGTTCACGGACATGGGCGATGGAAGCTGGGTAGTTAAAATAGCTTACCCTGAACATATCTTTGAGGAGGGTAACATGCCAGGTTTCCTTGCGAGCGTTGCTGGCAACGTTTTTGGAATGAAGCGCGTTGAGTGGCTCCGCCTCGAGGACCTTTACCTCCCCGAGAGGTTCCTCCGCAACTACCCCGGACCGAACTTTGGTATCAAGGGCGTCAGGAAGAAGCTTGAAATATATGACCGGCCGCTCTACGGTGTCGTTCCGAAGCCGAAAGTTGGCTACTCCCCAGAGGAACTTTACAAGCTTGCCTTTGACCTCTACACCGGCGGAGCAGACTATGTCAAGGACGATGAGAACCTCACCAGTCCATGGTACAACCGCTTTGAGAAGAGGGTCGAGGTCATCACCAAGGCGATGGAGAAGGCCGAGAACGAGACCGGCGAGAAGAAGACTTGGTTCGCCAACATAACTGCCCCAATACTCGAGATGGAGCAGAGGCTTGAGCTCCTTGCCGACTACGGTGTTCCCCACGCGATGATCGATGTGGTAGTCCTCGGGTGGGGCGTTCTTGACTACATCCGGGAGCTGGCAGAGGACTACGGTATAGCGCTCCACGCCCACAGGGCCATGCACACCGCCTTTGCCCGCTACAAGTACCACGGTATCTCGATGTTTGTCCTGGCCAAGCTCTACCGTGTCATCGGTGTTGACCAGCTCCACGTCGGAACCGCTGGCGCCGGTAAGATGGAGGGTGAGAAGTGGGAGGTTGTACAGTACAAGAGGATAATCACCGAGGACCACTACGTTCCTGACGAGAACGACGTATTCCACATGGAGCAGAAGTTCTACCACATAAAGCCCGTCTTCCCGACCAGCTCCGGTGGCCTGCACCCAGGCAACATCCAGCCGGTTATAGATGCCTTAGGAAAGGATATCGTCCTTCAACTCGGTGGCGGAACCATGGGTCACCCTAACGGACCTAAGGCTGGGGCTATGGCGGTCAGGCAGGCCATAGATGCCATTGTGCAGGGGATCTCACTTGATGAATACGCCAAGACCCATAAGGAACTCGCTAGAGCCTTAGAGAAATGGGGACATGTCACCCCCGTCTGA
- a CDS encoding thymidine kinase, with the protein MIHPGGILEVITGPMFAGKTSELIKRIERQAYAKKKVALFKPSIDDRYSREEVVAHNGLRYRAYVVPTSNEGVEEIARLVRRGRFDVVGVDEVQFFPAKIVKTLNNLADSGIYVIASGLNLDFKAEPFPVMRELLVRADNVVYLTAVCTVCGRPATRSQRLIDGKPAPRDSPVILVGGRESYEARCRLHHEVP; encoded by the coding sequence ATGATTCATCCAGGTGGAATCCTTGAGGTCATAACCGGACCGATGTTCGCTGGGAAGACAAGTGAGCTGATAAAGAGGATTGAAAGACAGGCCTACGCTAAGAAAAAGGTTGCCCTCTTCAAACCGAGCATAGACGACCGCTATTCAAGGGAAGAGGTCGTTGCCCACAATGGATTGAGGTATAGGGCCTATGTAGTCCCGACAAGTAATGAAGGAGTTGAGGAGATAGCGAGGCTCGTTAGACGGGGGAGGTTTGACGTTGTAGGGGTAGATGAGGTTCAATTCTTTCCTGCGAAAATAGTCAAAACGCTAAATAATCTAGCCGATTCTGGGATTTACGTCATAGCAAGTGGCCTGAACCTTGACTTCAAAGCCGAGCCGTTTCCCGTTATGAGGGAACTCCTCGTTAGGGCAGACAACGTGGTTTATCTTACTGCGGTCTGTACGGTTTGTGGACGGCCTGCAACGAGGAGTCAGCGTCTCATAGACGGGAAACCTGCTCCTAGGGACTCGCCTGTTATACTCGTTGGTGGAAGGGAGAGCTATGAGGCTAGGTGTAGGTTACACCATGAGGTCCCCTGA
- the thrC gene encoding threonine synthase: MFEAKLVCTHCGAKFPLASGIYKCPKCGAPLDITYHYDDIANLIEDDDPWFRETPHVWKYWMFLPVSNLKRIVTLNEGGTRLYRLKRLEEKLGFGRLYVKYEGENPTGAFKDRGSSVEITKALEFHARKVIVASTGNMAASVSAYGAKAGLEVTIVVPEGTPEEKLAQARMYGAKVEVFGKTYDEALAEAERKAIEEGYYLTGNYHYRVEGQKTTGFEILDQLRYNVPDWIVVPIGAGTHLRAIWKGIKEFYRVGLIESLPRIAGAQIEGYDAIVRAWKTGQPIEKIRKKAPTIASAIAVKKPVDGENVMKAIKESNGHLDTVTNRETAEAGLLLGREGIFVEPSSATSLALAKEMRERGIIERDETVVVVATGHGLKDVKTWEKVLSGDLMV, translated from the coding sequence ATGTTCGAGGCCAAGTTAGTCTGCACTCACTGCGGTGCCAAATTTCCTCTTGCTTCGGGGATTTACAAGTGTCCCAAATGTGGTGCCCCCCTTGACATTACCTACCATTACGATGACATAGCGAACCTCATCGAAGACGACGACCCCTGGTTCAGGGAAACCCCACACGTGTGGAAGTACTGGATGTTTTTGCCAGTTTCAAACCTCAAAAGAATCGTAACCCTCAACGAGGGAGGAACAAGGCTCTACAGGCTCAAGCGCCTCGAGGAAAAGCTCGGTTTTGGCAGGCTCTACGTCAAATACGAGGGGGAGAATCCAACCGGAGCCTTCAAGGACAGGGGTTCAAGCGTCGAGATAACCAAGGCCCTTGAGTTCCACGCTAGGAAGGTCATAGTGGCCTCAACCGGCAACATGGCGGCCAGCGTTTCCGCCTACGGTGCCAAGGCAGGACTCGAGGTCACAATAGTCGTTCCAGAGGGGACTCCAGAGGAGAAGCTGGCACAGGCGAGGATGTACGGTGCCAAGGTCGAGGTCTTCGGAAAGACTTACGACGAGGCCCTGGCCGAGGCGGAAAGGAAAGCCATAGAAGAGGGGTATTACCTGACGGGCAATTACCACTACCGCGTCGAGGGACAAAAGACCACCGGTTTTGAAATCCTCGACCAGTTACGTTACAACGTTCCTGACTGGATTGTTGTTCCGATAGGAGCTGGAACCCATCTAAGGGCCATCTGGAAGGGCATTAAAGAGTTTTACAGGGTCGGCCTTATAGAGAGCCTTCCGAGGATTGCAGGGGCTCAGATAGAGGGTTACGATGCCATCGTAAGAGCATGGAAAACTGGACAGCCCATAGAGAAAATCAGGAAGAAAGCTCCTACAATAGCGAGTGCCATAGCCGTCAAAAAACCTGTTGATGGCGAGAACGTTATGAAGGCCATAAAGGAGAGCAATGGCCACCTTGATACGGTTACGAACAGGGAGACTGCAGAGGCAGGATTGCTACTCGGAAGGGAAGGAATCTTCGTTGAACCGTCATCGGCAACATCCCTGGCCCTGGCAAAGGAGATGCGCGAGAGGGGGATAATAGAAAGGGACGAAACCGTTGTTGTCGTTGCAACTGGCCACGGCCTCAAGGACGTGAAGACATGGGAGAAGGTTCTCTCAGGGGACCTCATGGTGTAA
- a CDS encoding ArsR family transcriptional regulator, whose translation MESNNMGNLLDVLGNKTRRRILVLLTKRPYFVSELSQELGVGQKAVLEHLRILEGAGLIEGRVEKIPRGRPRKYYMIKRGFRMEVLLTPYAFGTEMYEPRKPRQTAEYSRAKDLIKSTEPAEEKISELLAFLHEIEARVDELIMAKQELEEVRLLTETYIENLLRRISMENEREFEALLRRFAPRLPRKILDDLNDF comes from the coding sequence GTGGAATCAAATAACATGGGGAATTTGCTTGACGTTCTCGGCAATAAAACGAGAAGAAGGATACTCGTACTGCTCACAAAGAGGCCATACTTCGTGAGCGAGCTGAGTCAGGAACTCGGAGTCGGCCAGAAGGCCGTTCTAGAGCACCTCAGGATACTTGAGGGAGCAGGTCTTATAGAGGGTAGGGTAGAGAAGATACCCAGAGGGAGACCGAGAAAGTATTACATGATAAAGCGCGGCTTCCGCATGGAGGTTCTCCTCACGCCCTATGCCTTCGGCACGGAGATGTACGAGCCTAGGAAGCCTAGGCAGACGGCCGAGTACAGCCGCGCAAAAGACCTTATAAAATCCACCGAGCCAGCGGAGGAGAAGATAAGTGAGCTTTTGGCCTTTCTCCACGAGATAGAAGCGAGGGTAGACGAGCTAATAATGGCAAAGCAGGAGCTTGAGGAGGTTCGCCTTCTGACCGAGACGTATATAGAGAATCTCCTCCGAAGGATATCCATGGAGAACGAGCGCGAGTTCGAGGCACTCCTCAGGAGGTTCGCTCCGAGGCTTCCCCGTAAGATATTGGATGACCTCAATGACTTTTAG
- a CDS encoding helix-turn-helix domain-containing protein, giving the protein MLEKEKEALAKRIAGEITLSSDPGKTMRKWREIFGISQTELADYLGVSSSVISDYEGGRRKSPGASTIRKFVEALIDLDEKRGGNVIRAFSKTLAGELPTSAILDIREFSLPITIKDLVDAVKGDVVANIHLLDRRIYGYTVVDSIRAILEMSSEEFLKLYGWTTERALVFTKVTTGRSPMIAVRVQGLKPAVVVLHGVKKLDELAVKLAERERVPLVVSKLSNESDLISALRKLVEKTEREV; this is encoded by the coding sequence ATGCTTGAGAAGGAGAAAGAAGCCCTGGCGAAGAGGATAGCAGGTGAGATAACCCTCTCCTCCGACCCGGGAAAGACAATGCGGAAGTGGCGTGAGATATTTGGAATCAGTCAGACGGAACTCGCGGATTACCTTGGTGTTTCTTCTTCTGTTATCAGCGACTACGAAGGCGGCAGGAGGAAGAGCCCCGGCGCTTCTACTATACGAAAGTTCGTCGAGGCCTTGATAGACTTAGACGAGAAGCGTGGAGGAAACGTCATACGAGCCTTCAGCAAGACCCTCGCAGGAGAGCTTCCAACGAGTGCCATCCTTGACATCAGGGAGTTTTCCCTCCCGATCACGATAAAAGACCTTGTCGATGCGGTCAAGGGCGACGTCGTTGCCAACATTCACCTCCTCGACAGGCGCATCTACGGCTACACCGTCGTCGACAGCATCAGGGCTATCCTCGAGATGAGCAGTGAGGAGTTCCTCAAGCTCTATGGCTGGACAACGGAGAGGGCGCTGGTCTTCACAAAGGTAACAACAGGGAGGAGCCCCATGATAGCGGTGCGCGTCCAGGGGCTTAAACCGGCCGTTGTAGTTCTCCACGGTGTTAAGAAGCTCGATGAGCTGGCGGTGAAGCTTGCAGAGCGCGAAAGGGTTCCCCTCGTTGTCTCAAAGCTCTCCAACGAGTCGGATCTTATAAGTGCCCTCAGGAAGCTCGTGGAAAAGACCGAGAGGGAAGTTTAA
- a CDS encoding 4-phosphopantoate--beta-alanine ligase produces MIKIPKSHPRYWSLYYREKIIEGMEKGMTAKAGLIAHGRGEAFDYIIGEKTVEPAERAMRAAVAKLLLAKYPVISVNGNVAALVPEETIELAKALGAKLEINLFYRTEERVKAIAEELRKYDPEVDLLGTNPTKRIPGLEHERGKVDERGIWKADVVVVPLEDGDRTEALVAMGKFVITIDLNPLSRSARMADITIVDNIVRAYPRMTELAREMKDYSREELLGIIKEYDNGKTLNDVLVHIKNRLTLLAGDGVWKRKELEV; encoded by the coding sequence ATGATAAAGATACCGAAGAGTCACCCTCGCTACTGGAGTCTGTATTACAGAGAGAAGATCATCGAGGGCATGGAGAAGGGCATGACCGCCAAGGCCGGTTTGATAGCCCACGGTCGCGGCGAGGCCTTCGACTACATAATAGGGGAGAAAACGGTAGAGCCTGCTGAGAGGGCCATGAGGGCGGCAGTAGCGAAGCTTCTCTTAGCCAAGTACCCCGTTATCTCGGTGAACGGGAACGTGGCCGCGCTGGTTCCAGAGGAGACGATAGAGCTCGCAAAGGCCCTGGGGGCGAAGCTTGAGATAAACCTCTTCTACCGCACGGAGGAGCGCGTTAAGGCCATCGCCGAGGAGCTCAGGAAGTACGACCCTGAAGTGGATCTCCTTGGAACAAATCCAACCAAGAGAATCCCGGGTTTAGAGCACGAGCGCGGGAAGGTGGATGAGAGAGGAATTTGGAAGGCAGATGTCGTTGTCGTCCCGCTGGAGGATGGGGATAGAACCGAAGCGTTAGTGGCAATGGGCAAGTTCGTGATAACGATCGACCTCAACCCCCTCTCCCGCTCCGCGAGGATGGCAGACATAACGATAGTTGACAACATCGTCAGAGCATACCCGAGGATGACGGAACTCGCGAGGGAGATGAAGGATTACAGTCGGGAGGAACTGTTGGGGATAATCAAGGAGTACGACAACGGAAAGACGCTGAACGATGTTCTGGTCCACATAAAGAACAGACTAACCCTGCTCGCTGGAGACGGCGTCTGGAAGAGGAAGGAGCTGGAAGTTTAA
- a CDS encoding sulfide/dihydroorotate dehydrogenase-like FAD/NAD-binding protein — protein MGYRITAKTDLSPIDYFVEVEAPHVAKAWKPGQFVVFITNEKGERVPMSVYKAENGKIGMFIRKLGKSSMQLYYEFTVGDELYSMVGPLGKPIKVKHYGNVVFASDAVCGQAENYATLKAMKEAGNYTISIQSFEDAAKVYPEEFLAKPVADEYYLTTDDGSVGIKGNYLDVVKELIEKDKGDIIFAGGKLGTLAKLAELTRPYGIPTITTVRQIMVDGTGMCGSCRILYGGEVRFACRDGPMFDAHKVDWEDVLKRANRFLEQEKLARERYLEELRARGVV, from the coding sequence ATGGGGTATAGGATTACGGCAAAGACCGATTTGAGTCCGATTGATTATTTTGTCGAGGTCGAGGCGCCCCACGTGGCGAAGGCCTGGAAACCCGGTCAGTTCGTGGTTTTCATAACCAACGAGAAGGGCGAAAGGGTTCCAATGTCAGTCTACAAAGCAGAGAACGGAAAAATTGGAATGTTCATCAGGAAGCTTGGAAAGAGCAGCATGCAGCTCTACTACGAGTTTACCGTTGGGGACGAGCTTTACAGCATGGTGGGCCCGCTTGGAAAGCCAATAAAAGTAAAACACTACGGGAATGTCGTCTTCGCTTCCGACGCCGTCTGTGGACAGGCCGAGAACTACGCAACGCTGAAGGCGATGAAGGAGGCCGGAAACTACACGATCTCGATACAGAGCTTCGAGGACGCCGCTAAAGTCTATCCCGAGGAGTTCCTCGCGAAGCCTGTTGCTGACGAGTACTACCTGACCACCGACGACGGGAGCGTTGGGATAAAGGGGAACTACCTCGACGTGGTTAAGGAGCTCATTGAGAAGGACAAGGGGGACATAATATTCGCAGGCGGAAAGCTCGGGACGCTTGCAAAACTCGCCGAACTCACCAGACCGTACGGAATCCCGACGATAACGACCGTGAGGCAGATAATGGTCGACGGAACCGGGATGTGCGGTTCCTGCAGGATACTCTACGGCGGTGAGGTAAGGTTCGCGTGCAGGGACGGACCAATGTTTGACGCCCACAAGGTCGACTGGGAAGACGTTCTGAAGAGGGCCAACCGCTTCCTCGAGCAGGAGAAGCTGGCCAGAGAACGCTATCTCGAGGAGCTCCGCGCCAGGGGGGTGGTCTGA
- the gltA gene encoding NADPH-dependent glutamate synthase → MPKLIKERVPTPERPPEERVKSFVEVNLGYTFELAKQEAERCLQCPVEYAPCIKGCPVHINIPAFIAKIKEGDIKEALRIIWNDNTLPAVTGRVCPQEDQCEGVCVVGKVGTAVNIGKLERFVADYAHEHGIEEELLEEMIAGKECGKGRVAVVGAGPAGLTCAGELAKMGYDVAIFEALHKSGGVLTYGIPEFRLPKSIVEKEIDKLRKLGVKILTDHVVGKTVTLEELLGEYDAVFIGTGAGTPRLLNIPGILLGRIYSANEFLTRINLMKAYEFPEYDTPIAVGKKVIVIGAGNTAMDAARSALRLGSEVTIAYRRGREDMTARIEEIGHAEEEGVKFEFFLNPVEFIGDEEGKVKAVKFEKMKALDERDKRGKRKIVGTGEYVTLPTDTVIIAIGLEPNRIITEEATGLRVNPNGTLVVDENLMTSIPGVFAGGDAIRGEATVILAMGDGKKAAKAICDYIEERRKASA, encoded by the coding sequence ATGCCGAAGCTAATCAAGGAGAGGGTTCCCACTCCGGAGAGGCCGCCAGAGGAGAGGGTTAAGAGCTTCGTCGAGGTTAACTTAGGATACACGTTTGAACTCGCCAAGCAGGAGGCCGAACGCTGCCTCCAGTGCCCCGTCGAGTATGCCCCCTGCATCAAGGGCTGCCCGGTTCACATCAACATCCCCGCCTTCATAGCCAAGATAAAGGAAGGGGACATCAAGGAGGCGCTCAGGATAATCTGGAACGACAACACACTCCCTGCGGTTACGGGAAGGGTCTGCCCGCAGGAGGACCAGTGTGAAGGGGTCTGTGTGGTCGGAAAGGTCGGAACCGCCGTTAACATCGGCAAGCTCGAGCGCTTCGTTGCTGACTACGCCCACGAGCACGGCATAGAGGAGGAACTCCTCGAGGAAATGATAGCGGGCAAGGAGTGCGGAAAGGGCAGGGTGGCCGTCGTCGGTGCAGGTCCTGCCGGACTCACCTGCGCCGGTGAACTGGCCAAGATGGGCTACGACGTGGCAATCTTTGAGGCCCTCCACAAGTCGGGAGGGGTTCTAACCTACGGCATACCCGAGTTCAGGCTGCCGAAGAGTATCGTTGAGAAGGAGATCGACAAGCTCAGGAAGCTCGGCGTTAAAATCCTCACCGACCACGTCGTGGGGAAGACGGTAACACTCGAGGAGCTCCTTGGAGAGTACGACGCCGTTTTCATCGGAACGGGTGCGGGGACGCCCAGGCTCCTCAACATCCCCGGAATACTCCTGGGAAGGATTTACAGCGCGAACGAGTTCCTCACTAGGATCAACCTCATGAAGGCCTACGAGTTCCCAGAGTACGACACCCCGATAGCGGTGGGGAAGAAAGTCATCGTCATAGGTGCCGGTAATACCGCGATGGATGCAGCCCGCTCCGCCCTGAGGCTTGGAAGCGAAGTTACCATAGCCTACCGCCGCGGTAGAGAGGACATGACGGCCCGTATCGAAGAGATAGGCCACGCAGAAGAGGAGGGTGTGAAGTTCGAGTTCTTCCTCAACCCTGTGGAGTTCATCGGCGACGAGGAAGGCAAGGTCAAGGCGGTGAAGTTCGAGAAGATGAAGGCTTTGGACGAGAGGGACAAGCGCGGAAAGAGGAAGATCGTCGGAACCGGCGAGTACGTGACTCTACCCACGGACACAGTCATCATAGCGATAGGCCTTGAACCGAACAGGATAATCACCGAGGAGGCGACCGGCCTCAGGGTCAACCCCAACGGAACTCTCGTCGTTGATGAGAACCTTATGACGAGCATTCCGGGAGTCTTCGCGGGTGGCGACGCGATAAGGGGTGAGGCGACCGTCATCCTCGCCATGGGCGACGGAAAGAAGGCAGCAAAGGCGATATGCGACTACATTGAAGAGAGGAGGAAAGCCAGCGCTTGA
- a CDS encoding type IV toxin-antitoxin system AbiEi family antitoxin, which yields MNTMGILRRLSELGDVFTKKEAQEKLGMSTKQLNYYLEALLREGFLRRVTKGIYTLSLEPGRTSSPHEFVLGQLLVPNGAVAYWSALNYYGMTEQIPRTVFIQTPVKKDYRKLLIVDGKRFKVIVVSPEKFFGISTIRLGRREVRITDPEKTIVDCLDKPKYCGGIIEVLKALKNARLDYEKLLEYAERMKSKAVLKRLGFLSGRLGLGIEKEIRLSEGDRKSFALLDPSMPPEGRFNYRWGLRINVPDDYWEEVE from the coding sequence ATGAATACCATGGGGATCTTGAGGCGGCTCTCTGAATTGGGGGATGTATTCACAAAGAAGGAAGCTCAAGAGAAGCTCGGCATGAGCACGAAGCAGTTAAACTACTACCTTGAAGCCCTCCTTAGAGAGGGATTTCTCAGGAGAGTCACCAAGGGCATCTACACGCTCTCCCTAGAGCCTGGGAGGACCTCTTCCCCCCACGAGTTCGTTTTGGGGCAGTTGTTAGTGCCCAACGGAGCGGTTGCCTACTGGTCAGCCCTGAACTACTATGGAATGACCGAGCAGATCCCAAGAACGGTTTTCATCCAGACACCAGTAAAGAAGGACTACCGGAAGCTCCTGATCGTCGACGGCAAGAGGTTTAAGGTGATCGTAGTCAGCCCTGAGAAGTTTTTTGGAATCAGTACCATACGTCTTGGACGCAGAGAGGTCCGGATAACAGACCCGGAAAAGACGATAGTGGACTGTTTGGACAAGCCCAAGTACTGCGGGGGGATAATCGAGGTTCTTAAGGCCCTCAAGAACGCGAGGCTGGATTATGAAAAGCTGCTGGAGTACGCCGAGAGGATGAAGAGCAAGGCCGTTCTGAAGCGTTTGGGATTTTTGAGTGGGAGGCTGGGGCTTGGGATTGAGAAGGAAATCAGACTTTCTGAAGGGGACCGGAAGAGCTTTGCACTCCTCGACCCTTCAATGCCCCCTGAAGGTCGCTTTAACTATCGGTGGGGCCTTCGGATCAACGTTCCGGATGATTACTGGGAGGAGGTAGAATGA
- a CDS encoding nucleotidyl transferase AbiEii/AbiGii toxin family protein, whose protein sequence is MIEEEIKVLSSELGVPVSTVEKDYAISWMLYGLWKSKFWRALAFKGGTCLKKAYSPDYRFSKDLDYTLLLEEPSIEEVRAKIAEAVEAASEGPLQFLDFELRPRYGVRLFKGELLGFEVRIPLRVLSRTGNPRERLRC, encoded by the coding sequence ATGATTGAGGAGGAGATAAAAGTCCTGAGTTCCGAGCTTGGGGTTCCGGTCTCTACCGTTGAGAAGGACTATGCTATAAGCTGGATGCTCTACGGTCTCTGGAAGTCAAAGTTTTGGAGGGCACTGGCTTTTAAGGGAGGTACCTGCCTGAAAAAGGCTTACTCCCCGGACTACAGGTTTTCTAAGGACCTTGACTATACTCTTCTTTTGGAGGAGCCGAGTATAGAGGAGGTTCGAGCTAAAATAGCCGAAGCCGTTGAAGCGGCCAGTGAAGGGCCCCTTCAGTTCCTGGATTTTGAGCTGAGGCCGAGATACGGAGTAAGGCTTTTCAAAGGGGAGCTTCTTGGATTTGAAGTTCGGATTCCGCTTAGAGTGCTCAGCAGAACCGGAAATCCGCGGGAGCGGCTACGTTGTTAA
- a CDS encoding YiiX/YebB-like N1pC/P60 family cysteine hydrolase, which yields MFGHDSSGLASLIPGYWDHVGMIVGWSDYYNDWLVVEAEPSTGVHVTTFSTFLTRYETVAIERVAVSDAIKEAAVQFALAQVGKSYNWDFFSKPKVYDDKYYCSQLVWAAYMAASNGQVNLDPNPSWSWEYGYAVAPTEVYDSNWTYVVYYNGI from the coding sequence GTGTTTGGACATGACTCCTCAGGGCTCGCCTCACTAATTCCAGGTTACTGGGATCATGTTGGCATGATTGTTGGATGGAGTGATTATTACAACGATTGGCTCGTTGTCGAGGCGGAGCCGAGTACTGGAGTTCACGTGACCACGTTTAGTACTTTCCTGACGAGATATGAAACTGTTGCCATTGAGAGGGTTGCTGTGAGTGATGCTATTAAAGAAGCTGCTGTCCAGTTTGCTCTGGCTCAGGTTGGAAAGTCATACAATTGGGACTTTTTCAGCAAGCCGAAGGTTTATGATGATAAGTATTACTGCTCTCAACTAGTGTGGGCGGCTTACATGGCTGCAAGCAACGGACAAGTAAACCTTGATCCTAACCCTAGCTGGAGCTGGGAGTATGGTTACGCGGTGGCTCCGACCGAGGTTTATGACAGCAACTGGACTTACGTTGTTTATTACAATGGGATCTAA
- a CDS encoding MBL fold metallo-hydrolase, producing the protein MRVIHLASESLGVRSLATFVEASGLKIFIDPGVALGPKRYGLPPAKAELNALHQMRRKLQGYAKRADVVTISHYHYDHHTPFFEGLYESSSEEYAREIYENKLLFIKHPRENINFSQRKRAWAFLKNAEPIAKRIEFADGRSFDLGGVTLEFSPAVPHGSEGSKLGFVVMVLIDDGSERVIHASDIQLLNRKSVEWIVEKNPDLLITGGPPTYLGPRAAGAWETGVKNLNEIIRETDAEITLDHHIIRDKRYPGFFDELEERPKTFAGYLKVEDRPLEAYRRELHRIEKGERMRTCLQG; encoded by the coding sequence ATGCGTGTTATCCACCTCGCCTCGGAAAGCCTCGGCGTTAGGAGCTTAGCTACCTTCGTCGAAGCCTCTGGTTTAAAAATCTTCATAGATCCTGGCGTCGCCCTCGGCCCGAAGCGATACGGCCTTCCACCGGCGAAGGCGGAGCTCAACGCCCTCCACCAGATGAGAAGGAAGCTCCAGGGCTACGCTAAAAGGGCCGATGTTGTGACCATCTCCCACTACCACTACGACCACCACACGCCCTTCTTTGAGGGCCTCTACGAGAGCTCAAGTGAGGAATACGCGAGGGAAATCTACGAGAACAAGCTCCTCTTCATCAAGCACCCGCGGGAGAACATAAACTTCAGCCAGAGGAAGAGGGCATGGGCCTTTCTCAAAAACGCTGAGCCGATAGCGAAGAGAATAGAGTTCGCCGATGGGAGGAGCTTTGACCTCGGCGGGGTTACGCTGGAGTTCTCTCCGGCGGTTCCACACGGAAGCGAGGGATCGAAGTTGGGCTTCGTCGTGATGGTTTTAATTGATGATGGCTCCGAAAGGGTGATTCACGCCAGCGACATACAGCTCCTGAACCGCAAATCCGTCGAGTGGATAGTCGAGAAGAACCCAGACTTGCTCATAACCGGCGGGCCACCGACTTACCTTGGCCCGAGGGCTGCTGGCGCCTGGGAAACCGGAGTCAAAAACCTCAATGAGATAATCCGCGAGACGGACGCGGAAATAACCCTCGACCACCACATCATCAGGGACAAGCGCTACCCGGGGTTCTTCGATGAGCTGGAGGAGAGGCCTAAAACGTTCGCGGGCTACCTGAAGGTTGAGGACAGGCCACTCGAGGCATATCGAAGAGAGCTTCACAGGATTGAAAAGGGAGAGAGGATGCGGACGTGCCTTCAGGGGTAA